The following coding sequences lie in one Erwinia amylovora genomic window:
- a CDS encoding type III secretion system chaperone, whose product MIIQDLLGGLARRLEAGPLSLDASQLCCLQVNGLEMTLEWLEQQNMLFVYLNIGTLAGEQHGALLADILAANLFHYGASDGAAFGLDKEKNELLLFQRFQLPSVDEASFVSACVQMIEVAKIWQGKLLHGRAVPSVAPRMLAQQGLTLNLAGKIT is encoded by the coding sequence ATGATCATACAAGATTTACTGGGTGGATTAGCCAGACGGCTGGAAGCCGGACCGCTGTCACTGGATGCCAGTCAACTGTGCTGCCTGCAGGTTAACGGCCTTGAGATGACGCTGGAGTGGCTGGAACAGCAGAATATGCTGTTTGTATACCTGAACATTGGCACGCTCGCTGGCGAACAGCACGGCGCGCTATTGGCCGATATCCTCGCTGCCAATCTGTTTCATTATGGCGCGAGCGACGGTGCCGCATTCGGCCTGGATAAAGAGAAAAACGAACTGTTATTATTTCAACGTTTCCAGCTGCCATCAGTGGATGAGGCCAGCTTCGTCAGTGCCTGTGTGCAAATGATCGAAGTGGCGAAAATCTGGCAGGGCAAGTTACTGCACGGCCGCGCGGTACCATCTGTGGCGCCGCGCATGCTGGCGCAGCAGGGATTAACGTTGAATCTCGCCGGGAAAATCACATGA
- the hrpV gene encoding HrpV family type III secretion system protein: MNNPCPQVTSLSALLSLLQLRQSCRWPVQQGVELLALCGERGRELMLNLQPAFQPSGLYQRLLSRRAQQLEIYDGCYLCLNHDRVLSCWRQLPESAMSDKQHIAQLFSLAGIHLAD; this comes from the coding sequence ATGAATAATCCTTGCCCACAGGTGACCTCGCTGTCGGCATTACTCAGTCTGTTGCAACTGCGCCAGAGCTGTCGCTGGCCGGTGCAACAAGGCGTGGAATTGCTGGCCCTGTGCGGCGAGCGCGGGCGTGAGCTGATGCTGAACCTGCAGCCGGCATTCCAGCCTTCCGGACTTTATCAGCGCTTGCTCAGTCGCCGTGCGCAACAGCTGGAGATCTATGACGGATGCTACCTGTGTCTCAACCACGACCGGGTATTATCCTGCTGGCGCCAGCTGCCTGAATCAGCCATGAGCGATAAACAGCATATCGCTCAATTGTTCAGTCTGGCGGGCATTCACCTGGCTGATTGA
- the hrpN gene encoding type III secretion system harpin HrpN: MSLNTSGLGASTMQISIGGAGGNNGLLGTSRQNAGLGGNSALGLGGGNQNDTVNQLAGLLTGMMMMMSMMGGGGLMGGGLGGGLGNGLGGSGGLGEGLSNALNDMLGGSLNTLGSKGGNNTTSTTNSPLDQALGINSTSQNDDSTSGTDSTSDSSDPMQQLLKMFSEIMQSLFGDGQDGTQGSSSGGKQPTEGEQNAYKKGVTDALSGLMGNGLSQLLGNGGLGGGQGGNAGTGLDGSSLGGKGLQNLSGPVDYQQLGNAVGTGIGMKAGIQALNDIGTHSDSSTRSFVNKGDRAMAKEIGQFMDQYPEVFGKPQYQKGPGQEVKTDDKSWAKALSKPDDDGMTPASMEQFNKAKGMIKSAMAGDTGNGNLQARGAGGSSLGIDAMMAGDAINNMALGKLGAA, encoded by the coding sequence ATGAGTCTGAATACAAGTGGGCTGGGAGCGTCAACGATGCAAATTTCTATCGGCGGTGCGGGCGGAAATAACGGGTTGCTGGGTACCAGTCGCCAGAATGCTGGGTTGGGTGGCAATTCTGCACTGGGGCTGGGCGGCGGTAATCAAAATGATACCGTCAATCAGCTGGCTGGCTTACTCACCGGCATGATGATGATGATGAGCATGATGGGCGGTGGTGGGCTGATGGGCGGTGGCTTAGGCGGTGGCTTAGGTAATGGCTTGGGTGGCTCAGGTGGCCTGGGCGAAGGACTGTCGAACGCGCTGAACGATATGTTAGGCGGTTCGCTGAACACGCTGGGCTCGAAAGGCGGCAACAATACCACTTCAACAACAAATTCCCCGCTGGACCAGGCGCTGGGTATTAACTCAACGTCCCAAAACGACGATTCCACCTCCGGCACAGATTCCACCTCAGACTCCAGCGACCCGATGCAGCAGCTGCTGAAGATGTTCAGCGAGATAATGCAAAGCCTGTTTGGTGATGGGCAAGATGGCACCCAGGGCAGTTCCTCTGGGGGCAAGCAGCCGACCGAAGGCGAGCAGAACGCCTATAAAAAAGGAGTCACTGATGCGCTGTCGGGCCTGATGGGTAATGGTCTGAGCCAGCTCCTTGGCAACGGGGGACTGGGAGGTGGTCAGGGCGGTAATGCTGGCACGGGTCTTGACGGTTCGTCGCTGGGCGGCAAAGGGCTGCAAAACCTGAGCGGGCCGGTGGACTACCAGCAGTTAGGTAACGCCGTGGGTACCGGTATCGGTATGAAAGCGGGCATTCAGGCGCTGAATGATATCGGTACGCACAGCGACAGTTCAACCCGTTCTTTCGTCAATAAAGGCGATCGGGCGATGGCGAAGGAAATCGGTCAGTTCATGGACCAGTATCCTGAGGTGTTTGGCAAGCCGCAGTACCAGAAAGGCCCGGGTCAGGAGGTGAAAACCGATGACAAATCATGGGCAAAAGCACTGAGCAAGCCAGATGACGACGGAATGACACCAGCCAGTATGGAGCAGTTCAACAAAGCCAAGGGCATGATCAAAAGCGCCATGGCGGGTGATACCGGCAACGGCAACCTGCAGGCACGCGGTGCCGGTGGTTCTTCGCTGGGTATTGATGCCATGATGGCCGGTGATGCCATTAACAATATGGCACTTGGCAAGCTGGGCGCGGCTTAA
- the hrpT gene encoding HrpT family type III secretion system protein, with amino-acid sequence MKSASCLLLASTLLLTACAGRHDNGLECTSVDCRPQSQAHQLVIWWQPGLRNGPADYTRVSVNE; translated from the coding sequence ATGAAAAGCGCTTCCTGTTTACTGCTGGCGTCCACGCTGTTGCTCACCGCCTGCGCCGGACGTCATGATAACGGCCTGGAATGCACCTCGGTCGACTGCCGCCCGCAGTCCCAGGCGCATCAGTTAGTCATCTGGTGGCAGCCCGGTTTACGTAATGGCCCGGCAGATTATACCCGGGTATCGGTTAATGAATAA
- a CDS encoding zinc-ribbon domain containing protein: protein MRFFTASEQGYFLCFLAARNSPARCISCRRKPSIEVL, encoded by the coding sequence ATGCGTTTTTTTACTGCCTCTGAGCAAGGCTACTTTCTTTGTTTTCTTGCGGCCAGAAATTCACCTGCCCGCTGTATTTCCTGCAGGCGGAAACCTTCAATCGAGGTACTGTAA
- the sctC gene encoding type III secretion system outer membrane ring subunit SctC: MVEKRELRCRLLGALLMLCATLPAGAQTPADWKEQSYAYSADRTPLSTVLQDFADGHSVDLHLGNVEDTEVTAKIRAENASAFLDRLALEHHFQWFVYNNTLYVSPQDEQSSERLEISPDAAPDIKQALSGIGLLDPRFGWGELPDDGVVLVTGPPQYLELVKRFSEQREKKEDRRKVMTFPLRYASVADRTIHYRDQTVVIPGVATMLNELMNGKRAAPASASGIDSTPGGPDTNSMMQNTQTLLSRLSSRNKTSNRAGGRDNEIEDVSGRISADVRNNALLIRDDDKRHDEYSQLIAKIDVPQNLVEIDAVILDIDRTALNRLEANWQATLGGVTGGSSLMSGSGTLFVSDFKRFFADIQALEGEGTASIVANPSVLTLENQPAVIDFSQTAYITATGERVADIQPVTAGTSLQVTPRAVGNEGHSSIQLMIDIEDGHVQTNGDGQATGVKRGTVSTQALISENRALVLGGFHVEESADRDRRIPLLGDIPWLGQLFSSKRHEISQRQRLFILTPRLIGDQTDPTRYVTADNRQQLSDAMGRVERRHSSVNQHDVVENALRDLAEGQSPAGFQPQTSGTRLSEVCRSTPALLFESTRGQWYSSSTNGVQLSVGVVRNTSSKPLRFDEANCASKRTLAVAVWPHSALAPGESAEVYLAMDPSRVLHASRESLLNR; this comes from the coding sequence ATGGTTGAGAAACGAGAGTTGCGCTGCCGGTTGTTGGGCGCGCTATTAATGCTGTGCGCAACACTCCCGGCCGGGGCGCAGACCCCGGCCGACTGGAAAGAACAGTCATACGCCTATTCTGCCGATCGCACGCCGTTATCCACGGTGCTGCAAGATTTTGCTGACGGGCACAGTGTTGATCTTCACCTTGGCAATGTGGAAGACACAGAGGTTACCGCGAAGATCCGCGCTGAAAACGCCAGTGCGTTCCTCGACCGCCTGGCGCTGGAGCACCATTTCCAGTGGTTCGTTTACAACAATACGCTGTACGTCAGCCCTCAGGACGAGCAAAGCTCGGAACGTCTGGAGATCTCCCCGGACGCCGCACCGGATATTAAGCAGGCGCTAAGCGGAATTGGCCTGCTGGACCCGCGTTTTGGCTGGGGAGAACTGCCGGATGATGGCGTGGTGCTGGTGACCGGGCCGCCGCAATATCTGGAGCTGGTTAAGCGCTTCAGTGAGCAACGCGAGAAGAAAGAGGATCGGCGTAAAGTCATGACCTTCCCGCTGCGCTATGCGTCGGTGGCCGACCGCACCATTCATTACCGTGACCAGACGGTGGTGATCCCCGGCGTTGCCACCATGCTGAATGAGCTGATGAACGGTAAACGCGCGGCGCCAGCCAGCGCCAGCGGCATTGACAGTACGCCGGGAGGCCCGGATACCAACAGCATGATGCAGAATACCCAAACGTTACTGTCGCGTTTATCAAGCCGTAATAAAACCTCCAACAGGGCGGGCGGCAGGGATAACGAGATTGAAGATGTGAGCGGACGCATCTCTGCCGATGTGCGCAACAATGCGCTGCTGATCCGCGATGATGATAAACGTCACGATGAATACAGCCAGCTGATTGCCAAAATTGATGTGCCGCAGAATCTGGTTGAGATAGACGCGGTTATTCTGGACATCGACCGCACGGCATTAAACCGGCTGGAAGCGAACTGGCAGGCCACATTAGGCGGTGTAACCGGCGGCAGCTCACTGATGTCCGGCAGCGGTACGCTGTTTGTCAGCGATTTTAAACGCTTCTTTGCCGATATCCAGGCGCTGGAAGGAGAGGGCACCGCCTCGATCGTCGCCAATCCTTCGGTTCTGACGTTGGAAAATCAGCCGGCAGTGATCGACTTCAGCCAGACGGCCTATATCACCGCCACCGGCGAACGCGTAGCGGACATCCAGCCGGTGACGGCAGGCACCAGCCTGCAGGTGACGCCGCGCGCGGTGGGTAACGAAGGCCATTCCAGCATTCAGCTGATGATTGATATCGAAGACGGCCACGTACAAACCAACGGTGACGGCCAGGCTACCGGCGTGAAACGCGGCACGGTCAGCACTCAGGCGCTGATCAGTGAGAACCGGGCGCTGGTGCTGGGCGGCTTCCATGTGGAAGAGAGTGCCGATCGCGATCGGCGCATTCCGTTACTGGGCGATATTCCCTGGCTTGGTCAACTGTTCAGCTCAAAGCGCCATGAAATCTCACAGCGTCAGCGCCTGTTTATTCTTACCCCGCGCCTGATCGGCGATCAAACCGATCCCACGCGTTATGTCACAGCAGATAACCGCCAGCAGCTGAGCGATGCGATGGGGCGCGTAGAGCGGCGGCACAGCAGTGTGAATCAGCATGATGTGGTGGAAAACGCACTGCGCGATCTGGCTGAAGGGCAGTCTCCGGCAGGTTTCCAGCCGCAAACCTCCGGTACGCGCTTGAGTGAAGTTTGCCGCAGTACGCCCGCACTGCTGTTCGAAAGTACTCGCGGCCAGTGGTACAGCAGTAGCACTAACGGTGTGCAGCTCAGTGTGGGAGTGGTACGCAATACCAGCAGCAAACCTCTGCGCTTTGATGAAGCCAACTGCGCCAGTAAACGCACGCTGGCAGTGGCGGTGTGGCCGCATAGCGCGCTGGCACCGGGCGAATCGGCGGAAGTTTATCTGGCCATGGATCCAAGCCGCGTGCTGCACGCGTCACGCGAATCCTTATTGAATCGTTGA
- a CDS encoding HrpW-specific chaperone — protein sequence MMMKSAEIPPAESWVDVVNSQQHLSPAQYQAFQKAIDQVQQRLHQVLSRPMPQRQGKFELDSFVDSLHADFLIGDSDRSDSNVGQTAWWITRYLADRLLELQQLQQQRGL from the coding sequence ATGATGATGAAATCCGCAGAGATACCTCCGGCAGAAAGCTGGGTTGATGTGGTTAACAGCCAGCAACACCTGTCACCGGCGCAGTATCAGGCTTTTCAAAAGGCCATTGATCAGGTGCAGCAGCGGCTGCATCAGGTACTTAGCCGCCCTATGCCACAACGCCAGGGTAAGTTTGAGCTGGATAGCTTTGTCGACAGTCTGCATGCCGACTTTCTTATCGGCGACAGCGACAGGTCAGACAGTAACGTCGGGCAAACGGCGTGGTGGATCACCCGTTATCTGGCGGATCGCCTGTTGGAACTCCAGCAGTTACAGCAACAACGCGGGTTATAG
- the hrpG gene encoding type III secretion system chaperone HrpG: MRSTELQQWAQRWLDDVGTDQQLTVDDGVVWLQRRADRFFALAELTINASLDDELLGRALQLSAPTLRYFGRDAAALAQQGNSLILALAIRQLEVNAVCQQLESLLNQRDVWQTMLQQPRRKAATHGAVPLHSLAFLPRGNHG; the protein is encoded by the coding sequence ATGAGATCAACTGAATTGCAGCAGTGGGCGCAGCGCTGGCTCGACGATGTTGGCACAGACCAACAGCTGACGGTGGATGACGGCGTCGTCTGGTTGCAGCGTCGGGCGGATCGGTTTTTTGCGTTGGCAGAGCTGACGATCAATGCTTCGCTGGACGATGAGCTGCTGGGGCGGGCGCTACAGCTTTCGGCCCCGACCCTACGTTATTTTGGCCGCGATGCCGCCGCACTGGCGCAACAAGGCAACAGCCTGATATTAGCGTTAGCTATCCGTCAACTGGAGGTTAACGCCGTCTGTCAACAGCTGGAATCACTGCTTAATCAACGTGATGTCTGGCAGACAATGCTACAACAACCGCGAAGAAAAGCGGCAACCCATGGCGCGGTGCCTTTGCACAGCCTGGCATTTTTACCAAGGGGAAACCATGGTTGA
- a CDS encoding pectate lyase, producing the protein MSILTLNNNTSSSPGLFQSGGDNGLGGHNANSALGQQPIDRQTIEQMAQLLAELLKSLLSPQSGNAATGAGGNDQTTGVGNAGGLNGRKGTAGTTPQSDSQNMLSEMGNNGLDQAITPDGQGGGQIGDNPLLKAMLKLIARMMDGQSDQFGQPGTGNNSASSGTSSSGGSPFNDLSGGKAPSGNSPSGNYSPVSTFSPPSTPTSPTSPLDFPSSPTKAAGGSTPVTDHPDPVGSAGIGAGNSVAFTSAGANQTVLHDTITVKAGQVFDGKGQTFTAGSELGDGGQSENQKPLFILEDGASLKNVTMGDDGADGIHLYGDAKIDNLHVTNVGEDAITVKPNSAGKKSHVEITNSSFEHASDKILQLNADTNLSVDNVKAKDFGTFVRTNGGQQGNWDLNLSHISAEDGKFSFVKSDSEGLNVNTSDISLGDVENHYKVPMSANLKVAE; encoded by the coding sequence ATGTCAATTCTTACGCTTAACAACAATACCTCGTCCTCGCCGGGTCTGTTCCAGTCCGGGGGGGACAACGGGCTTGGTGGTCATAATGCAAATTCTGCGTTGGGGCAACAACCCATCGATCGGCAAACCATTGAGCAAATGGCTCAATTATTGGCGGAACTGTTAAAGTCACTGCTATCGCCACAATCAGGTAATGCGGCAACCGGAGCCGGTGGCAATGACCAGACTACAGGAGTTGGTAACGCTGGCGGCCTGAACGGACGAAAAGGCACAGCAGGAACCACTCCGCAGTCTGACAGTCAGAACATGCTGAGTGAGATGGGCAACAACGGGCTGGATCAGGCCATCACGCCCGATGGCCAGGGCGGCGGGCAGATCGGCGATAATCCTTTACTGAAAGCCATGCTGAAGCTTATTGCACGCATGATGGACGGCCAAAGCGATCAGTTTGGCCAACCTGGTACGGGCAACAACAGTGCCTCTTCCGGTACTTCTTCATCTGGCGGTTCCCCTTTTAACGATCTATCAGGGGGGAAGGCCCCTTCCGGCAACTCCCCTTCCGGCAACTACTCTCCCGTCAGTACCTTCTCACCCCCATCCACGCCAACGTCCCCTACCTCACCGCTTGATTTCCCTTCTTCTCCCACCAAAGCAGCCGGGGGCAGCACGCCGGTAACCGATCATCCTGACCCTGTTGGTAGCGCGGGCATCGGGGCCGGAAATTCGGTGGCCTTCACCAGCGCCGGCGCTAATCAGACGGTGCTGCATGACACCATTACCGTGAAAGCGGGTCAGGTGTTTGATGGCAAAGGACAAACCTTCACCGCCGGTTCAGAATTAGGCGATGGCGGCCAGTCTGAAAACCAGAAACCGCTGTTTATACTGGAAGACGGTGCCAGCCTGAAAAACGTCACCATGGGCGACGACGGGGCGGATGGTATTCATCTTTACGGTGATGCCAAAATAGACAATCTGCACGTCACCAACGTGGGTGAGGACGCGATTACCGTTAAGCCAAACAGCGCGGGCAAAAAATCCCACGTTGAAATCACTAACAGTTCCTTCGAGCACGCCTCTGACAAGATCCTGCAGCTGAATGCCGATACTAACCTGAGCGTTGACAACGTGAAGGCCAAAGACTTTGGTACTTTTGTACGCACTAACGGCGGTCAACAGGGTAACTGGGATCTGAATCTGAGCCATATCAGCGCAGAAGACGGTAAGTTCTCGTTCGTTAAAAGCGATAGCGAGGGGCTAAACGTCAATACCAGTGATATCTCACTGGGTGATGTTGAAAACCACTACAAAGTGCCGATGTCCGCCAACCTGAAGGTGGCTGAATGA